AGAAACTTTTTCAAATTTCAACATATCTTCTAGTTCAATCTGCGGACGAGAAAAAATCTTAAACATTTTATCTCCCTGCGAAATTGGTGCAGATTCTTTTGCTTCCAAAATCGGATTTGTTTCTCCAATCGTTACACTAGTTTCTTTAAAGAATTGAACCATCTTTTCAGATTCATTTAATTTCTTTTCCATTCTTCGTAGACGATCTTCAGAAGCTAAACCAATTTCGTATGACATTGGCGTCAATCTGAAATCAGCGTTATCTTGTCGCAACAAAGTTCTATACTCTGCTCTTGATGTAAACATACGATAAGGTTCTTCTGTTCCTTTGGTAATCAAATCATCAATTAGAACTCCAATGTACGCTTCATCACGTTTTAAAATCAATGGCTCTTTTTCGTGCACTTTTAAATGCGCATTGATTCCGGCCATCAAACCTTGAGAAGCTGCTTCTTCATATCCTGTTGTTCCGTTAATCTGTCCAGCGAAATATAATCCTTCAACTAATTTAGTTTCCAACGTATGTTTCAATTGTGTCGGTGGAAAGAAATCATATTCGATTGCATAACCAGGTCTAAAGAATTTTACATTTTCAAAACCTGCTACCGAACGAAGCGCTTTGAATTGAATATCCTCAGGAAGTGAAGTTGAAAATCCGTTTACATAAACTTCACAAGTATTCCATCCTTCCGGCTCCACAAATAATTGATGACGCTCTTTATCTGCAAAACGATTAATCTTATCTTCGATAGAAGGGCAATATCTTGGACCTAAACTTTTGATCCTTCCGTTAAACATTGGAGAACGATCAAAACCTTCTCTCAAAATATCATGAACATCCAAAGACGTATACGTCATATGACAAGAACGCTGATGAATTAATGGAGAAGTCACATCTGAATAAGAAAACTTAGCTGGTTTCGCATCTCCTTTTTCTTCGTTCATTTTAGAATAATCTAAAGAACGTCCATCTACTCGAGGTGGCGTTCCTGTTTTCATTCTTCCTGCTTCAAAACCTGCTTTGATCAAATCTTCGGTAATTCCGGTTGCAGCACTTTCGCCTGCTCTTCCTCCACCAAATTGTTTTTCTCCGATATGAATTAAACCATTCAAAAAAGTACCATTTGTCAAAACCACAGATTTGGAACGAATCTCCACACCAAGCGAAGTTCTAATTCCCTTTATCTTTCCATCTTCGATTATCAGTCCTTTTACCATCTCTTGATAAAAATCAAGATTTGGAGTTGCCTCCAACATCATTCTCCATTCTTCTGCAAAACGCATTCTATCACTTTGAACCCTCGGCGACCACATTGCAGGTCCTTTTGATTTATTCAGCATTTTGAACTGGATCGCAGTTTTATCTGAAACGATTCCTGAATATCCACCAAGTGCATCAATTTCACGAACGATCTGTCCTTTTGCAATTCCACCCATCGCAGGATTACAAGACATCTGTGCTATGTTTTGCAAACTCATTGTAACCAATAAAGTTTTCGATCCCAAATTTGCAGCCGCAGCTGCAGCTTCTGATCCAGCATGGCCAGCACCAACCACAATAACATCGTATTCTTCTAAAAACATTTTGTTTTATTATTCTCCAAAAGCCGCTAACGCAGTTTCTAGAATTACTTTTACATTTTCCTTGTTCCACGTGGAACGTATTTATTTTGTTTCAAGTTTCAGGTTTCAAGTTTCAGGTTTCAGGTTTCAGGTTCAAACTGGAATTTTCAAACTGGAATTTTCAAACTGGAATTTTCAAACTGGAATCTTTAAAATAAAATTGTTTCACGTGAAACAATTTTATTTAACTTCAAACAGAACTTCAAACAGAACTTCAAACAGAACTTCAAACAGAACTTCAAACAGAACTTCAAACAGAACTTCCAAATCAGAACTTCCAAATCAGAACTTCCAAATCAGAACTTCCAAATCAGAACTTCCAAATCAGAACTTTCAAATCAGAACTTTCAAATCAGAACTTTCAAATCAGAACTTTCAAATCAGAACTTTCAAATCAGAACTTTCAAATCAGAACTTTCAAATCAGAACTTTCAAATCAGAACTTTCAAATCAGAACTTTCAAACTAGAACTTTCAAAACAAAACGTTTCACGTGAAACATTTGTAAACTTCCATTCTAAACTTCCATTCTAAACTTCCATTCTAAACTTCCATTCTAAACTTCCATTCTAAACTTCCATTCTAAACTTCCATTCTAAACTTCCATTCTAAACTTCCATTCTAAACTTCCATTCTAAACTTCCATTCTAAACTTCCATTCTAAACTTCCATTCTAAACTTCCATTCTAAACTTCCATTCTAAACTTCCATTCTAAACTTCCATTCTAAACTTCCATTCTAAACTTCCATTATAAACTTCCATTATAAACTTCCATTATAAACTTCCATTATAAACTTCCATTATAAACTTCCATTATAAACTTCCATTATAAACTTCCATTATAAACTTCCATTATAAACTTCCATTCTAAACTTTCGAAGAACATTTTAAAATCATGTTCCACGTGAAACATCTTATGCTTTTCTTTTAAATTCAAACTTAAAAAATCGTTCCACGTGGAACGATTTAATCTTTTATTCAAACTCTTTACATTAACGTTCCACGTGGAACGTTGTAAATTCTTTTACTTTTTTTTTAAATATGTTTCACGTGGAACGTTATAAAAATTTTAAACAAAAATAAAAAACGTTTCACGTGGAACATATACATTCAAAAGTTATTTAATTACTGTTCCACGTGAAACATCTTCATCTTCTCTTCTTCCTTAGCTCTCATTAATTGAGCATCTTCATCGGTCTTATCTTTATATCCACAGTAATGTAGTATACCATGAGATAACACTCTCTTAAGTTCTTCAGCAAATGAAACATTGAAGTCTTTTGCATTGTCTGCAACTCGCTCTACAGAAACAAAAATATCTCCATTTAACTCGTTACCAACTGAATAATCAAAACTAATTATATCAGTTAAAGTGTCGTGATCTAAATATTCTACATTGATTTTATGAAGATACTCATCATCACAAAATATATAATTGATTTCACCTTCATTCTTGTTTTCAGAAACAATTACAGCACTAAGCCAGTCACTAAAAACCTGCTCGTCTCCTAAAGTAAAATCTGTTTCGTAATTAAAATTTATCATTTTGTATTAAAGTATTCTTGAACTTTTTGATTAAAATTCGAGCGCAAAGGTAGTGATTGTCTGTTTAATATCTCCACACTGTTTAAATATTCCAACAACGAACTTGGTAAAGCATTGGATCGATTCGTAAATTCAGCCTTATTTGTTTCAGATTGTCTTTGCGTATCTTGACCTTGTTGCTGTACTGCATTGTTTAATTTCCATAATTCTTGCTGAATATTTAAGATACGCTGCAAGTTCTCATTCTTAAAACCTTTATTCAAAATCTGCTTCTCAGATTGTTTCATTTGGTCAATAACAGATTTCCCTTGAGAGTCTAAACCTTTCTTTGCTAACTCTTTTTGTAGTGCTTCACGAAGCTTAACTTGCTCTTTATAAATTTCCATTATTGCTTCTGCATCGCCTTCTCCATCTTCTCCTTCATTACCGTTCTTCTCTCCTTTTCCATTCTTTCCATCTTTACCCGAAGAACCTTTATCTCCACTTTTGTTACCTTGTCCTTCCTTACCCTGACCATCTTTACCTTGACCATTTTGTCCTTGTCCAGACTTTCCATCTTTGCCATCACCAGCTTTATCTCCGGGTTGCTGACCTGGTTTCATTCCTTCTTTCATTTTATCAGCAAGACCTTTTTGTTTCTGAATAATATCTGGCAATTGCATTCCCTGCCCGTCACCCGGTTTAGGTTTTCCCATGCCTGGTTTAGACATAGACATCTGCATATTGTTTAATAAATCACTTAAAAAATCGGCTAACTTATTAGCAGATGAAACTGCATATTGTTGGTGTGAAACTCCTCTTGGAATTTGAACATCGGTTAAAGTTTCTATAGCCTTGTCCATATTGTATTGCACATTTCCAATTTCTTTGGTTACTTCTTCAGCTACTTTTGGATTACGCAATGAAAGTGCAAACAAACTATCATCAACATGTCGGAACTGCTGTTTCAAATTCTGCTGAATCTTGATGTTTTTTGTGAATGCAGAAGAACCTAATTTCATTGCTTTGAACTGTTTCATCACATCTTCTTGTGACAATGAATAAGCCAAAAGATTATCTAGAATCTGACGAAGCATTGCTACATCTTCTTCTAATTGCTCTTGTTCTCCACCTTCCATTTCACTCTGCATTTCCTGAGCCATAGACTTCATTTTCTTTGCAGCACTTTTCTGTTTTGGTTTAGCTCCAGAAGTATTCTTTTTACTCAATTCTTCAGAAGCTTTATTCAAATCATTATCTACTTCTTTCTCTTTTGAAGCATCAGATGGAATGTCTAAAGGCTTCTTTAAAGTCTTGTTTTCCTCTTTCAAGTCTTTTAAATCTTCTTGAATCTTATCAAAAGATTTATTGATTTCATCCTGCTTCTCTTTAGTGTTTTCTTTTTCTTTATTTGATAACTGTTCCTGTTGTTCTGACAGTTTATTTAGTTTCTCTGCAACCTGTTCTGCTTTCTTAGAAACATAAAAACGCTTGGTCAACTCAACCAATTGTTCTAAATTACGAGATTGATTTTTACTGATTTGTTTGAACTTTTCCATCTTATCAAACAGTTCCTCACTGTTTAATTTATCATTCAGGTTCTTCAATTCATCTAATAATTTCTGATTCTTTTCTAAATCTTTCTGTGCATTATCTAAACGCTTTTGTAAATCATCAGCAGTTTTATCCTTCTTATCATCTTTGAATTTGTCTAAATTCTGATTCATTTTCTCAGAGAATTGTTTCATCATTTCGTCTTGTTGTTTCTGACGTTTGATAAAATCATTGATCTTCTGCTGATCTTTAAACTCTAAATTATCCTTTTCTTTTCCTGTATTCTGAAGTTTATCCATTTCTGAAATCTGCTTCGTTTGGTTCTTCAAAGACTTAGATAAACTATTGATGTTTTGATTTTGTTGTTGTAATTCCTGATCCTGAATTTCATCTGTCGTAGCTACACGATCTGAAAATGTAGAAGACTTTGTGCTCTTAAATCCGTGTGGCGCATCGTTATCAAAAACTTCAAAATAGTATTCGTATGAAACACCTTCTTCTACTGGAAGGTTACTTGGAAAATTAAAAACAAACTGATCGAATACTCCAGCCTTCACAGGAATGTTTCCACGCTTAGCAGATTGTGGTTTGTTACGTTCATAGTATACAATTTGTAATTTCGAAAGCCCGTAATCATCACCCAATCTTCCAAGAATATAGTTCTTATCCAACTTCAAACTATCAGGTGCAGGACCAACATTGATCGTTGGAAACTGATCTTTAATCACAGACAGCTGATAATCTAGTTTTTCATAGTTTTTCACCTTATCATTAGACGTAAGTATTTGATATTCGGTATTTTGACTTATATTTTTAGCTAATTTAAACTCATTTTCTTCCTTATTGAACTTAAATACTTCATTATCTCTTTTCCACACCACTTCTTGTGTAGATTTGGTATTCATTTTCCAGGTTACAGTCGTTCCTTCTGGTACAATTGCATTTCCAGTTCCCTGAATTGTTTCTGATTTTTTCTTTAGATAAGAAGGGAAATTCAAAACCATTTCGAAGTTAGCAATTGATGGAACAGTGATTACTTTTAATTCATATTCTTCTGAAACAACTGAATTTCCTTCAAAAGAAAATTGAATATTTTCGGAAGGTTTTTCAATTTTAAATTCAAACTTTCCGGCTTGAGGAGATTCCATAAAATAGCTTTCATTACCAATATGAATCATCACATTTTCAGGAACAACGTTTCCAACAGATTCCATTTTGATCACAAAATCTTTGTTCTGTTCTGCCTGCAAATTCGAATTTAAAACCACAAACTTGAAAGGAGCTGGTGGTAAAAATGCAGCATTGAAATGCACTACTCTATTCAAACTCTGAGAAATAATATTACTATTTCCAGAAATATAAAACACAGCAAAAAGTAAAATTGGAACTAAAGCTAATGGCAGATATTTTTTGTTAGCTTTAAAATTGATGGCATTTCCAAAAGGAATTGGCTGCAAAGAATTTGCTTTTTGTTCTATCGAAGCCAAAACCAATTCTGAACTTTCATTATTATTTTCAGAAGACAATTGCAAAAAGTTAGTCAACTTATCGCTTACTTCTGTGAAATGACTTCCAATAATTTTTGAAGCCTGAGTATAATCAATTCCTTTTTGAAGTTTGAATAACTTAAATAATGGGAAAAGAATTAAACGGACTAAAAGGAAAACTTCAACTCCAATAAATAACCAAAACAGAAAAGTTCTTCCTAAAGGTTTTAGCCAAAGAAAGTACTCTACAAAAAGCGTAAATAGAAAATATAATAAACCAAAACCGGTAAAAAGTAATACGCCTTTTATCAATTCGTTGGTATAATATTTCTTAATGAAAGCCTCTAACTTTTGATATATTGCAGATGATGTTTTCAAAATAAATCTGTTTTAATTATAACCTATAAAAGTAGTAATTATAATAATACCTTTTTAAGATTCTAAGTTACTAAGACGCTAAGGTTCTAAGATTGAAAATCTAAAATCAACATTCTGAAATCTAAAATCATAAAACGTATCTTTGCATCAAAATTTTAAACAAATGTCAAAGCAAGTTCGTGTGCGTTTTGCACCAAGTCCAACTGGACCATTACATATTGGCGGAGTTCGTACTGCCCTATTTAATTATTTATTTGCAAAAAAACATAACGGTGTTTTTTATCTAAGAATTGAAGATACAGATCAGACTCGTTTTGTTCCAGGTGCAGAGGCTTACATTATGGAAGCTTTAGAATGGTTAGGAATTGCTCCTGAAGAAACAGTTGGAAAAAATGAAAAATTTGGTCCGTACAGACAAAGCGAACGCAAAGATTTATACCAGCAATATGCAGATCAACTGATCAATTCTGGTTGGGCATATTATGCTTTTGATACTCCCGAATCTTTGGATACTTTGAGAAAAGAACATGAAGCAGAAGGAAAAACATTTATTTACAATCACCACAATCGTGAAAAATTAGATACTTCTTTAGTAATTTCTGCTGATGAAGTTGCTAAAAGAATTGCAAATGGAGAAAATTATGTAATCCGTTTTAAAACTCCAGTTGATGAAACTTTACATTTAAAAGATATCATTCGTGGCGATGTGAAGTTTGAAACTAATCTTTTGGATGATAAAATTCTTTTCAAAAGTGACGGAATGCCAACGTATCATTTAGCTAATATTGTGGATGATCATTTGATGGAAACATCACATGTAATTCGTGGAGAAGAATGGTTGCCATCTATGCCTCTTCACGTTTTATTATACAAAGCATTTGGTTGGGAAGCTCCAGAATTTGCACACTTACCTTTGATTTTGAAACCAGTTGGAAATGGTAAATTATCAAAAAGAGATGGAGACAAAATGGGATTCCCAGTATTTCCTTTAGAATGGAAAACTAAAGAAGGTGTTTCATCTGGTTATAGAGAGAATGGATTTTTCCCAGAAGCAGTTGTAAACTTCCTTGCTTTACTAGGATGGAATGATGGAACTGAAAAAGAATTATTTTCTTTAGAAGAATTAGCAGAAGCTTTTGACTTGAATAGAGTTCACAAAGCTGGAGCTAAATTTGATCCAGAGAAAAACAAATGGTTCAACCACCAATATTTAGTAAAACAAAATGATGCTGATTTAGCCAAAACCTTCTCTCCTATTTTAGAAGAAAAAGGCTTCTCTACTCCTATCGAAGTAACAACTCGCATTGTATCACTTATCAAAGAAAGAGCTAATTTCGTATCTGAATTTTGGGAACTTACTGATTTCTTTTTCCAAGCTCCAACAGCTTACGATGAAAAAGCAAGTAAAAATTGGAAAGAAGAAACTCCAGCATTAATGAAGGAATTGATTTCTGTTTTAGAAAATATTGAAGATTTTACTTCTGCAAATATTGAGACATTTGTAAAGGATTGGTTAACTAAAAACGAAATCGGAATGGGTAAAGTAATGCAACCTTTCCGTTTAAGTTTGGTTGGAGCTTTAAAAGGGCCTCACCTATTTGACATTGTTGAAATCATTGGAAAAGAAGAAACTATCTCTAGAATCCACAAAGCAATTGAAACATTGTAATTAAAATTTCACTTAAAAATAGAAACGCTAAGTAACATCTCTAAAATGTTCTTAGCGTTTTTTTAATATTTAATAATTTTATTTTAGAAGAATTTTCGTAATTTACCAAAATCATAAATATAAATTAAATAACCATGGGTACAGCATTTATTATCTTATTAGTATTCGCATTCTTCATTTTAATGTCTTCATTTTTTACAGTGAAGCAGCAAACTTCTATCGTGATCGAAAGATTTGGAAAATTTCTTAGTGTTAGAAATTCAGGATTACAATTAAAAATTCCTATTGTTGATAGAATTGCAGGACGTGTAAATCTTAAAATTCAACAGCTAGATGTTATCATCGAAACCAAAACAAGAGACAACGTTTTTATCAAAATGAAAGTTTCAGTACAGTTCAAAGTAATTCAGGAAAAAGTATACGAAGCTTTTTATAAATTAGAATATCCACACGATCAAATTACTTCTTATGTTTTTGATGTCGTTCGCGCTGAAGTACCGAAACTAAAATTGGATGATGTTT
This portion of the Flavobacterium panacagri genome encodes:
- the mnmG gene encoding tRNA uridine-5-carboxymethylaminomethyl(34) synthesis enzyme MnmG translates to MVGAGHAGSEAAAAAANLGSKTLLVTMSLQNIAQMSCNPAMGGIAKGQIVREIDALGGYSGIVSDKTAIQFKMLNKSKGPAMWSPRVQSDRMRFAEEWRMMLEATPNLDFYQEMVKGLIIEDGKIKGIRTSLGVEIRSKSVVLTNGTFLNGLIHIGEKQFGGGRAGESAATGITEDLIKAGFEAGRMKTGTPPRVDGRSLDYSKMNEEKGDAKPAKFSYSDVTSPLIHQRSCHMTYTSLDVHDILREGFDRSPMFNGRIKSLGPRYCPSIEDKINRFADKERHQLFVEPEGWNTCEVYVNGFSTSLPEDIQFKALRSVAGFENVKFFRPGYAIEYDFFPPTQLKHTLETKLVEGLYFAGQINGTTGYEEAASQGLMAGINAHLKVHEKEPLILKRDEAYIGVLIDDLITKGTEEPYRMFTSRAEYRTLLRQDNADFRLTPMSYEIGLASEDRLRRMEKKLNESEKMVQFFKETSVTIGETNPILEAKESAPISQGDKMFKIFSRPQIELEDMLKFEKVSSYIEENKLDEEIVEQAVIQVKYSGYIEKERNNADKLNRLEEVKIPDNFDYNKIKSMSIEAKQKLSKIRPVTISQASRISGVSPSDISVLLIYMGR
- the ybeY gene encoding rRNA maturation RNase YbeY — encoded protein: MINFNYETDFTLGDEQVFSDWLSAVIVSENKNEGEINYIFCDDEYLHKINVEYLDHDTLTDIISFDYSVGNELNGDIFVSVERVADNAKDFNVSFAEELKRVLSHGILHYCGYKDKTDEDAQLMRAKEEEKMKMFHVEQ
- a CDS encoding DUF4175 family protein translates to MKTSSAIYQKLEAFIKKYYTNELIKGVLLFTGFGLLYFLFTLFVEYFLWLKPLGRTFLFWLFIGVEVFLLVRLILFPLFKLFKLQKGIDYTQASKIIGSHFTEVSDKLTNFLQLSSENNNESSELVLASIEQKANSLQPIPFGNAINFKANKKYLPLALVPILLFAVFYISGNSNIISQSLNRVVHFNAAFLPPAPFKFVVLNSNLQAEQNKDFVIKMESVGNVVPENVMIHIGNESYFMESPQAGKFEFKIEKPSENIQFSFEGNSVVSEEYELKVITVPSIANFEMVLNFPSYLKKKSETIQGTGNAIVPEGTTVTWKMNTKSTQEVVWKRDNEVFKFNKEENEFKLAKNISQNTEYQILTSNDKVKNYEKLDYQLSVIKDQFPTINVGPAPDSLKLDKNYILGRLGDDYGLSKLQIVYYERNKPQSAKRGNIPVKAGVFDQFVFNFPSNLPVEEGVSYEYYFEVFDNDAPHGFKSTKSSTFSDRVATTDEIQDQELQQQNQNINSLSKSLKNQTKQISEMDKLQNTGKEKDNLEFKDQQKINDFIKRQKQQDEMMKQFSEKMNQNLDKFKDDKKDKTADDLQKRLDNAQKDLEKNQKLLDELKNLNDKLNSEELFDKMEKFKQISKNQSRNLEQLVELTKRFYVSKKAEQVAEKLNKLSEQQEQLSNKEKENTKEKQDEINKSFDKIQEDLKDLKEENKTLKKPLDIPSDASKEKEVDNDLNKASEELSKKNTSGAKPKQKSAAKKMKSMAQEMQSEMEGGEQEQLEEDVAMLRQILDNLLAYSLSQEDVMKQFKAMKLGSSAFTKNIKIQQNLKQQFRHVDDSLFALSLRNPKVAEEVTKEIGNVQYNMDKAIETLTDVQIPRGVSHQQYAVSSANKLADFLSDLLNNMQMSMSKPGMGKPKPGDGQGMQLPDIIQKQKGLADKMKEGMKPGQQPGDKAGDGKDGKSGQGQNGQGKDGQGKEGQGNKSGDKGSSGKDGKNGKGEKNGNEGEDGEGDAEAIMEIYKEQVKLREALQKELAKKGLDSQGKSVIDQMKQSEKQILNKGFKNENLQRILNIQQELWKLNNAVQQQGQDTQRQSETNKAEFTNRSNALPSSLLEYLNSVEILNRQSLPLRSNFNQKVQEYFNTK
- the gltX gene encoding glutamate--tRNA ligase, which gives rise to MSKQVRVRFAPSPTGPLHIGGVRTALFNYLFAKKHNGVFYLRIEDTDQTRFVPGAEAYIMEALEWLGIAPEETVGKNEKFGPYRQSERKDLYQQYADQLINSGWAYYAFDTPESLDTLRKEHEAEGKTFIYNHHNREKLDTSLVISADEVAKRIANGENYVIRFKTPVDETLHLKDIIRGDVKFETNLLDDKILFKSDGMPTYHLANIVDDHLMETSHVIRGEEWLPSMPLHVLLYKAFGWEAPEFAHLPLILKPVGNGKLSKRDGDKMGFPVFPLEWKTKEGVSSGYRENGFFPEAVVNFLALLGWNDGTEKELFSLEELAEAFDLNRVHKAGAKFDPEKNKWFNHQYLVKQNDADLAKTFSPILEEKGFSTPIEVTTRIVSLIKERANFVSEFWELTDFFFQAPTAYDEKASKNWKEETPALMKELISVLENIEDFTSANIETFVKDWLTKNEIGMGKVMQPFRLSLVGALKGPHLFDIVEIIGKEETISRIHKAIETL